The DNA window ACCGCTAGGGATAGAAACGGCACCCCGGAGCAAAAAATATTATGAACAAACTATTGAGGAAGCGACTAAAAGGAGCTCCCGGAAATGTATTGTAAATATTTTTTTTTGCGAGGAGTATAGTGTATAGCCCGTAAAAGCGGCCAAAAAAAAACCAAGCACTAAATAAAGTACTTGGCTTTTAAAATTCATCATTATTTTATTCTATCTCCTTCACCATCAAAAATTTGATAGTAAAGATACTGATAAGCATCTCGAGGTAGGATTTTAATCCATTTTTTCGTTTCTAAGAACCACTTAAAACGAATTGAAGGAAATCCTTTTGTTAAATATGCCGCAATGAAAGGGTGAACATTCAAAGTAATATTCGTGTGCTCTCCTTTTGCGATTATCCGATCTATCTTTGTCTTAATCTCATCTACTATAAGAATTGGAGCATCAATTTCGCCTTCCCCATTAGGATTAGGCTCTTTAGTTTTGATGTTCATTTCCGGTCGTACCCGTTGACGCGTAATTTGGATCAATCCAAATTTACTTGGTGGCAAAATTTTATGTTTTGCCCTGTCACCGCGCATGGCTTCTTTAAGGTGTTCAAATAGTTTTCTGCGATTTTCGGAAGAGTGTAGATCTATAAAATCCACAACTATAATTCCTCCCATATCGCGCAACCTTAACTGACGAGCAATTTCGGTAGCAGATATCAAATTAACCTCCAGGGCATTTGTTTCCTGTGACTCTTTAGAATTAGCTCTATTTCCGCTATTCACATCAATCACATGCAATGCCTCTGTATGTTCTATTATCAAATATGCTCCCTTACTCATCGAAACCGAACGGCCAAAAAGAACTTTTTTCTGACGCTCTATTCCATACTTTTCAAAGATCGGTACTTTGTTTTGATAAAGTTTTACTATACTTTCTTTATCCGGTGCAATAGTATTTAAATATTGCCTTACCTCCAAATAAAGACCTTCATCATCGGTAATAATACTTTTAAATGAATCGTTAAAAATATCTCTCAATATTGCCGTTGCACGATCCAATTCACCCAATACCCGTGATGGCGGCTTCTCTTTTTTTACAGAAGTATAACATTTGTTCCACTTATTAAGCAGATTATTAATGTCCTCATCTAATTCTGCAACTTTTTTTCCTTTTGCTACCGTACGGATAATTACTCCAAAGCCTTTGGGCTTAATGCTTTGAATTAGTCTTCGTAACCTATCCTTCTCTTCTTTATTTCTAATTTTCTGAGAAACAGATATTCTTTCCGAGAAAGGCACCAAGACAATATATCTACCTGCCAGCGATACTTCCGAACTAATTCGCGGCCCTTTAGTAGATATAGGTTCTTTTGCAATTTGTACTAGGATATTCTGTCCGGGTTGTAAAACCTTATCGATTTTACCATCCTTATGAATTTCCTCCTCAAATTCGAAGTCGTTAAACGACGAATCACTTTGCTTACCTGATTGAGTTTTTTTGACGAATTTTAATAATGAACGGACCGATGGCCCTAAATCGTGATAATGCAAAAATGCATCTTTTTCGTACCCAACATCAACAAAAGCTGCGTTGAGCCCCGGAACTAATTTCTTTATCCTTCCAAGATAAAGATCACCCACGGCAAATGATATATTGTGTTCTTCGGAGTGCAACTCTGTAAGTTTACCCTCCTTAAGCAGTGCTATATCAACACGTGAAGATCCGGAACGAATAACTATTTCATTATCCATCCTTCAACATTTAACTTCCTGTAGTTACAACAGAAAAATTATTAAAATCTTCAGGTCTTCAATAAATAAAGAACTTCTAATGTCGGATATTTTCATATATCCGACAAACAAACAAAGCACCCTTAATGGGTGCGCTTGAATGTCTTTAAAAAACAGTTAAGAAAAATTTACTTTTTCTTGTGTCTGTTTTTTCTCATACGCTTCTTACGCTTGTGAGTTGCTACCTTATGTCTCTTTCTTTTCTTACCACTTGGCATAACGCTAAATTTTTATTGGTTAATATAATTAGTTTAATTTTGCCACCCTTTTTTCAGGGTGGCAAAAGTAGTCTTATTTTTCGAAATAAACCTAGTCTACCTTAACTTTTGCTTTAACTCCTTCTACAAATACTTTTGAAGGCTTGAAAGCAGGAATGTTATGAGCAGGAATCTTTATAGTTGTATTCTTAGAAATATTTCTTCCTGTTTTTTCTGCTCTTTTCTTGATAATAAAGCTTCCAAAACCTCTTAGGTAAACATTTTCACCTTCTTCAAGAGCTCCTTTCACCTCTCCCATGAACGATTCTACTATGTTTTGAACATCAGTTTTGTCCATTCCTAAATTTTCAGAAATACTTGTAACAATATCAGCTTTTGTCATTTTAATATAAATTAATTTTACACTTTCTATTTTTTTACCATTTTGAGGCGTGCAAATATATGACTTTCCGATAAATACAAAAGACTAATTTACAAAATTTGAATCTATTTACTGACTAATTATCAATACTTTATGACATACAGTGTTTTTAGCACAATTTTATATTATAAAACAAGCCTATTTTAACTTAAAACTATCTATATTTTTTATTGACTAAATTCGGCATAACATTCTTTATAGATCTACTAATCAAACCCATAACATGCAGTTGCATATAATATTTATACTATAATTTACTGATTGCTGTCCAAAAACATCTTTATAAAATATCAATAACAAACTATTATTTGTATATTGTTGTTATAACAACTACCGAGTTATTTATAAGTAAGAATTTAATTAACATTATTTATTAACCAATAAATTTACATGATATGAGTGCTTCATTAAACAAAGTAATGCTAATCGGAAGATTAGGTAACGATGTACAATTACACAAATTCGACGATGGCAATTCTATAGCCAACTTTTCCTTAGCTACATCAGAGTATTATAAAAGTAAGGAAGACGGAAAAAAAGTAGAGAAAACTGAATGGCATAAAATAACAGCCAAAAATCGTCTTGCCGAAATTTGTGACAAATACTTAAAAAAAGGAAACCTCATTTATTTAGAAGGCAAATTACACACTAACAAGTGGGAAGATAAAGGGCTAACTAAATACTCAACCGAGATTATTGCAGGTAAAATAGAGTTTCTTAATACCAAGAACATTGAAAACGCACCTGAATGGGTGATCAGCGAAGAAGACTTACCTTATTAAAAATATATTTAACCGATAAAGCCGGAACATTATAATTAAAGAGTAGAAACATCTTTATGATATTGATCCGGCTTTGTCTATAAATTTATCTTACTCTTAAAAAGCAAACAATAGTCGTGAAAAATTATATTTTTGTATTATTGCATTAATCAATATAAAAACATAATCTTGGATCCTGACCTTTCTAGTTTTGATATAATAGGCTTATTAGAGCAATATCACTTTTTTACTGTAGTTGATATTTTAGCCTTAATATTACTTCTTGGACTTTCTGCATTGGTTTCCGGTGCAGAAGTTGCATTTTTTTCGTTGACACCAAGTGACCTTGAAAAAGCTAAAGAATCGGAAAAAAAGTGCGACAATTTGGTATTGACTCTATTGGAAAGACCTAAGGAGTTACTGGCGACAATACTTATTTCCAACAATTTCATCAATGTCGGCATTGTTATCTTTTCAACTTATTTAACAGGTCGCTTATTTGAATTAGAGATAAAAGGAGTACTAGGCTTCCTGATACAGATAGTTGCAATCACCTTTCTTATTTTGATGTTTGGAGAAGTTATACCTAAAGTATATGCTAACCTCAATGCTTTAAAATTTGCACAAACAATGGCTAAACCCATAGAAGTAATGCAATCGCTTCTAAGGGTTATAAGTATTCCCTTATTAAAATCGACTAATTTCATCGAAGATAAACTTCAAAAAAACAAAGGAAACATTTCGGTTTCACACCTCGAACATGCACTGGAGTTAACCTCTGATGACGATACAACTCTGGAAGAACAAAAGATTCTGGAAGGAATTGTGAGTTTTGGAAATACAGACACAAAGCAGATTATGCAACCCCGTATTGATATGTTTGCCATTAATGCAGGCGAAAAATTCAACTTTGTCCTAGAGGAAATCTTAAACCACGGATATTCGAGGATCCCGGTTTACAAAAAAAATATTGATACAATTTCGGGTGTTTTATATATAAAAGACCTTTTACCGCACATCAATGCGGGAGATAATTTTAACTGGGTAAGACTTATAAAACCGGCATTTTTTGTTCCTGAAAATAAAAAGATAGATGATCTGTTGAATGACTTTCAGGAAAAAAAGATCCACCTTGCTATTGTGGTAGATGAATACGGCGGCACCTCAGGATTAATCACACTGGAAGACATAATTGAGGAAATTGTTGGAGATATTAGTGATGAATTTGATATAGAAGAGATCTCATATTCGAAACTAGATAAGTTAAATTTTATTTTTGAAGGAAAAACTACATTAAAGGACTTTTACAGGGTTATAGATATTGAAGATGAATCAATATTTGAAAACGAGAAGGGTGAATCAGACACACTGGCAGGATTTATTCTGGAAATTGCCGGCGGCTTCCCCGATAAAGGTGAAGTAATTAATTTTGTCAATTTCGATTTTACGATTGAAGCCATTGACAGAAAAAGAATTAAACAAGTAAAAGTAAGTATCAAAAACTTAGATGAAGATGAAGGAGACGAATAAGGCATATATATTTATTATTTTCAGTTTTTTGCTGACCATGATTTCGTGTGATGATAATACTTATCCGAGACCACGTGGCCATGTTAGATTAGAATATCCTGAAGCTAAGTACAGCTTGTATGATGCCGACAATATAAATGCTCAATTCCAGAAGTCGGATTACGCAAAAGCAGAAGTTAAAAGATCTAATTGGGTAAACCTTAAATACCCTAAAATGAAGGCAACTGTACACCTTACCCATAAAGACATAGAACACGATGTAAAAAACCTTATTGATGAAATTCAAAAGCTCACATATAAGCATACTGTAAAAGCGAGTGGAATTATTGAAAACCCCTACAGTAACCCAAACAATAAAACTTATGGTATACTATACGAAGTTACAGGAAATGCTGCATCGAATCTTCAGTTTTACGTTACAGACAGTACGAAACATATAGTTTCGGGTGCATTATATTTTTATGTTGCCCCAAATCCTGATTCTTTAGCTCCCGCTGTTAGCTACATAAAAAAAGATATTATCGCATTGATAGAGACTTTAGAATGGCAGGAATAATCTGATCTTGTTGCTGGTTACTGGTTACTGGTTGCTGGTTGCTGGTTACTGGTTACTGGTTACTGGTTGCTGGTTGCTGGTTACTGGTTACTGGTTACTGGTTGCTGGTTACTGGTTGCTGGTTAGGCAACTGACTTCATTTTTTGTAAATAAAGTTGATTAAAAAGTATCACCTATTTATATTTCTAAACTCCTACTTTCTTACTAACTTCATTATCAGTATTTTAACACATACTAATATGAAGCTTAAATTCCTGTTTTCATTATTATTTCTAGTATTTACAGCTGATATTTCAGCTCAGGAACGCTTGTTAAAGTATATTTCGAAAGACAGCATAAACGATCAACCAAAGATAACTGCATGGGCCGGTGCCAACATGAAGATGAATGGCTATTACAATATTAAAGGCGGGTTACAGGATTTTGAAACTTTCAGCATTGGATCGATAGATATAAACAGTAATGATAACAGGCAAAATTTAGGGGTTGATCTCTACCAGACTCAGGTTAGAATGGAAGGAAGCTATATTCACCCAAAAGCCGGAAAGATAACTGCGCATATAGAATGGGATTTTTGGGGAGGAAATGGTGCGATGCGACTGCGAAAGGCATATGTAAAAACCGATCACTGGCAAATTGGCCAGGACTGGGAAAGCTTTGGCAATCAGGAGATATGGGCAAATGTTTTGGATTTCGACGGACCTCCGTCAGGAGTTTGGGCAAGAATTCCTTTTATAAAATACTTTAACAGTTTTGGTAAAAGCAATTGGCATTATGAAATAGCTCTGCAAACACCAACTGTTGATTATAATGAGTTCCCTGAATTTACAACATCTATTGAAACGGATTATCAAAATGTACCCGATTTGGTTTTAGCTTCGTCTTACCGTGAAGATTGGGGGCACTTAAGGTTATCGACCATATACAGAAAAATAAATTTCCTGGAGAACGGAATCAGAAACAGTTTATTTGGCTACGGAGCTACTATCTCGGGAATGTGGGGTAATTTCGGCGAGTCTAATTTACAGTTTTTGGCAGTTGCCGGGAAAGGTATAACAACTTATTTGGTTACTTATGTCGGGAATGGATATGATGCTTATCCTCAAGAGCAAAACATCTTTACTCCTACTCCTGCAATTGGAGGCTGGACATCGTATGAACACTATTTCACCCACCGGATTCACTCTAATATTGTTTATGGATTCACTATGATTGATGTAGATGATATTTCGTTATACTATGTCCAAGACAATGGAGGAACAGATATTAAGGTAATAGACGGAAGTGTTAATTTACTTTATAACTATATATTGCTTAATTTAATGTACGACCCATACCCTAATCTCACTCTAGGTGTAGAGTTAAATTATGGAATTAAGAGAGTGATAGCCAATGGATATTATCTCGACCAAAATCTCCTTCCACATACACCTACTTATATGGATCGTAATAAAAATAGAGAAGCAATGAGAATCAGCTTTGGATTTATGTATAACTTTTAAATATAAACTTTAAAGGCTAAAGTAAAAACTTAATTAATTTGGTGATATTTGCACTTCAATTATAGAAGATGCGGGACAGTTACAAACGTTGGGGATTTTTGATTTTCCTTTCTCTAATTTGGGGAAGCTCATTTATTTTGATGAAAAGGGGACTAGAATCATTCTCTCCTATTCAGGTTGGGGCACTTAGAGTAGCCATAGCCTCTTCTACCCTTTTAATTGTAGGCTTTAAACACCTTAAATTAATAAACAAAAACAATTTTTGGCACCTGTTCTTTGCAGGTTTGTCCGGTAATTTTTTACCCGCATTCCTATTTACCATAGCCGAAACAGAACTCGACAGCGGAATTACCGGCATCTTAAATTCTCTTGTACCTATTTTTACAGTTATACTGGGAATTTACATCTTCAAAATAAAAGTCAGAACTGCACAGGTAATTGGTATACTTATAGGATTAACAGGAACCATGATTCTTATACTAAAGGGAGCTGAAATAAATACTAATTCTAACTTCTACTACTCCTTGTTTGTCATAGCTGCAGCTGTCAGCTATGCTATTAATTCAAATCTGATAAAGAAGTATCTGAACAAGGAAAAAGCACTAGCTATTACAGTGTCTGCATTCAGCATTTTCCTTATACCTTCGTTAATAATACTTGCTTTCACAGGCTTTTTCGGTCAGTACAGGTTTGAGGCGCAACAAAATATGTCGATGTTGTATATAGCCATTTTAGCTGTAATAGGTACGGCCATGTCGGTTGCAATTTTCAATAAACTGATACAGATCAGTTCTCCGGTTTTTGCAACCAGTGTTACCTATCTAATCCCTATTGTTGCAATCTTTTGGGCAATATTCGACGGAGAAACCCTGCACTGGATTCAGATTACGGGTACTTTAATCATATTATCGGGAGTATATCTGGTTAACAGGAAATAAATACTTCTACTTTCCCGACTTTTTAAAATATTGACAAGTATATATACAAAATTTGCTATTTCTGTATTTTACGCTTATTGATCCTACCCAAGACAGATCAATTATATATATTTATACCAAATAAATATCAGAAACCTTTTGGTATTACTTGTTAAATACTTTATCTATGAAAAACTTAATATCAACCGGCACATTAGTATTAGCCCTACTTTTACTAATAACTTCGTGCAAAAAACAGCCCCCTATGGCAGAAACAATAATCCATAATGCTAAAATATGGACTGGAAACCCTGATGAAAAATTTGCAGAAGCTATGGCTGTTAAAGGTGATACTATTATGGCTATTGGCAGCAATGAAGACATTCTTGAATTGAAATCGGAAAACACAAATGTAATAGACCTTGAAGAAAAGTTTGTTACACCCGGATTTATCGATAGTCATCTTCACTTTATAACCGGTGGATTTAACCTGACATCTGTTCAATTGCGAGATGCCGCCAGTAAAGAAGAATTTTTAAGTAGAATTAAGGAATATGCTGCAAATACAGAACCGGGAACATGGATATTAGGAGGTGACTGGGATCACAAAAACTGGGGTGGTGAATTACCCGCAAAAGAATGGATTGACAGTATTACCCCAAACAATCCTGTTTTTATAAGCCGACTTGACGGGCACATGGCATTGGCAAACTCTCTTGCTCTTGATTTTTTTGAAATAAACAAAAATACAGAAAGTATTGACGGAGGATTAATATCAAAAGATGAAAAGGGAGAACTCACTGGAATATTAAAGGACAATGCTATGTATCATTACCTGGATAAGATTCCGGCAGCTTCAGAAAAATCAACTGACCAGGCATTAAAAAATGCGATGAATTACGTGGCATCTAATGGAGTTACATCGGTACATCATATGATTGGATATATGGATGCTTTACAAAGAGCGAGGAAAAAAAATGAGCTAATTACAAGATTCTATGTTGCCTATCCATTGAATGAATGGAATAAGCTGAAACAAAAGATCGAAAAAGAAGGCTATGGTGATAACTGGATTAAAATAGGAGGATTAAAAGGATTTATTGACGGGTCATTGGGTTCGCATACAGCTGCTTTTATGGAATCATACACTGATAAACCTTCAGACCGTGGATTCTTTGTAGAAAGCCGCGAAGATATGTACAAATGGATAAAAGATGCTGATAACGCCGATTTGCAGATTATGATACATGCAATTGGCGATAGCGCGATACACTTTTTGCTAAACACATACGAGAAAGTAGGTATCGAAAACGGCGAAAGAGACCGAAGGTTTAGAATTGAACACGCTCAACATCTTGCAAAAGATGATATACCACGATTTGGCAAACTTGAAGTAATTGCCAGTATGCAACCATATCACGCAATTGACGACGGACGATGGGCCGAAAAGGTTGTAGGGAAAGAAAGGGCAAAAACAACTTATGCATTTAAATCGCTTATGGAAAGCGATGCAACAGTAGCATTTGGCAGCGACTGGTTTGTAGCTCCTCCAGTTCCTTTGTACGGCATTTACGCAGCTACCACACGCCGAACACTAGATAATAAAAACCCGAATGGTTGGATACCGGAACAAAAAATATCGGTTGAACAGGCATTAATTGCCTATACCCGAAATGCAGCCTATGCATCGTTCGATGATAATATCAAAGGATCTCTGGAAGAAGGAAAACTAGCTGACTTTGTTATTCTTAACGAGAATATTCTGGAAATTGATCCTGTTAAAATAAAAGATGTAAAAGTTTTACAAACTTATGTGGGTGGTGTGAAGGTTTACGATATATCGGGAACAGAAAACTAAACCAAATAAAGAACCGGGAGCTTATTTGCTCCCGGTTCAGCTTAACAAAATGTACTAAGTACATATAAATGAGGAATCTTAACTCAAATTTACAATACGGTTTAGGAATGTTTTACTAACTCAACTTTATCGGAACCTTTTGATCTGATAAACAGTTTGTGACATTTGCCTTCTCCAAAGGTATTTTCGAGGGTTGAGATATATTGTTCCAATTTATCGTTCGGAACAAATGCCTGAATGGTACCTGCAAAACCTCCTCCGTGTACACGCCATGCTCCTGAACCTTTTAACACAAGCTCGCTCAAAGCCAATCCAAGAGCAACTCCCTGCTCTGCCATTTTACTGTTGAAATTTTCGGGTGTCTGAGCATAAATATTTTGGTTATACATGTATGAGCTATAACCTGATTCTATTACAAGACTTAGAAATTTCTTGAAATCATTAGATTCCAATGCCGAAACTTCTTCAACAACACGATTATTGTCGGCCTGGAAGTGAATAGCTCTCAATAAAGCTCTATCCCCTACTTTTTCACGGATGTTAGGAATATTCTCAACAACCTGATCCATTGATAAAGGACGTAAAACGTCTTCTCCCAGTTCTTTTGCAACCGATTTCATTTCGGCAGGCAAAAGAGCATATTCACTATCTAAATTCGCATGACTTCCACCAGTATCTGTTATCACAAGTGAATAACCTGTTTTTGCAAAATCGAAATCCAAAGCCTTAACAATTGGATTAGAAGCATCTTTGAAGTCGATAGTTATAAAACCTCCAACCGCACATGCAGTTTGATCCATCAATCCACATGGCTTACCAAAGAAATTATTCTCGGCCCACTGTCCGATTTTTGCATTTTCAACAGGATCTAATTTTCCATCGTTGAATAAATGACTGAAGATAGCACCGATTAATACCTCGAATGATGCAGAAGAACTCAATCCCGATCCAACGGGAACCCGCCCCTCTATTACAACATCAAAACCTCCTATCTGGAATCCAAGCTCTTTTAAACGAAAAGCTATACCTTTTACCAATGCAACAGAAGTAGAGAACATGGCCTCATCAATTTCTAATTCGTCAAGGTTAACTTCAAATTCAGGATATCCTTCAGATAGAATTCTTACCGTGTTTGTCCCATTTAGAGCAGCAACAGCAATATTATCGAGATTTACAGCTCCTGCCAGCACCCTACCCAATTGATGGTCGGTATGGTTACCTCCTACTTCTGTTCTTCCCGGCGAACTGAATAACTCTACTTCATCAGCCCCGTATCTCGAAGAAAACTTCTCAATAAGGTCAATGTATCGTTGCTTTTGTTCTTCCAATACTTGTGAGTCATTACCATATAACTCATTAAAAACAGGAAGTGTTCCTGCATTTAGTTTTTCGTTTATTTGATTAATGTTTGCCATTTTGTTGTTTTTTTTGAGACGCAGGACCCTGCGCCTTTACTTATCTATACTTATATCTCATTAAAGTGAATATCACTAAGTTCTCTCAGTCGCTTTGCACTAAATTCTGCTGTAATATCCCTCTGTGGATTTCCAAACATTTCGTATCCAACCATAAATTTCTTCACCGTTGCCGAACGTAGCAATGGCGGATAAAAGCTCATGTGCCAGTGGTAACTTTGGTGGTTTTCACTATCTGTCGGAGCTTGATGAATCCCGGCAGAATAAGGGAAAGAAATTTCAAATAAATTATCATAACGAACTGTTATTTGCTTGATTGCCTCGGAAAAAGCTTCTTTTTCTTCCTGAGTCATTAATGAAATGTCTTTCATCATTCGTTTTGGAACAATCATAGTTTCGTACGGCCATACTGCCCAAAAAGGAACTAAAACAAGAAAGTGCTCGTTTTCGAAAACTATTCTTTCCTTTTCTTCCATTTCTATTTCAATGTAACCGGCAAGTAAACCTGAAGCTTTTTCATCAAAGTATTTCCTTTGTTGGAATACTTTCTTTGCATTTTCTACCGGAACTGTTTTTTGTGACCAGATTTGCCCGTGTGGATGAGGGTTAGAATTCCCCATTATATCACCTTTGTTTTCAAAAATCTGAACGTGATTAATGTCTTCCTTATTTCCAAGTTCAATGTATTGATCTATCCAGGTGTTGACAACATCAACGATCGATTCCTTTTTCATCTGTGCTAAAGTCAGACTGTGGTCAGGCGAGAAATTAATAACTCTGCATATACCCGATTCACTTTCGGCTTTCAATAAGCCTCCAATATCATAACTGCCTTTTGGTGCATCAGGTAAAAGAGCAGCAAAGTCGTTATCGAACACAAATGTACCTTTATAGTCAGGATTTTCATGTCCTCCGACTCTTGTGTTTGTTGGGCATAAATAACAGTTTTCGTCATAGCTTGGGCGATGTTCTGTTGTTAATTTCTCAACTTTACCTAACCAGGGTCGTTTTGTACGATGGGGCGACACAAGTATCCATTCACCTGTTAATATATTATATCTTCTATGAGGATGCGACTCAAAGTCAAATTCTTCAGTCATAATAATATTTAGTATTACTGTTTAGCAATATGCATTGACGAATTTATATTTAATATTTAGCGCTTTACAATTTGCTGATGGTCATTTTTGAACTACATATAAAATAACGTTAACGTTAACGTTGCCGGTATTGGCGATATATGTTATATTGCATCCCTTAGATACAATAAGTATTGATATATATTATTCTGTTATTATGGGAAGAAATGTAACGATAAAAGATTTGGCTCGTAAGCTGAATATTTCGGTAACAACTGTTTCGAGGGCTTTGCGCAATGCGCCGGATATTAATCCTAAAACAAAGGCTGCAGTAATAAAGTTGGCCGAAGAATTGGATTACGAACCAAATGCCCTTGCAAAAAGTTTAGTGCAGAGAAAAACTAACATCATAGGTGTAATTGTACCTCAATTGGATATGCATTTCTTTTCATCAGTGATTAGTGGAATTCAGAACGAAGCCAGAAGATTGGGATATAATGTTTTAATAGCCCAATCAAACGAAGATTACGATATGGAGGTTGAGAATGTCAGATCGATGATGTCTAGTCGTTTGGATGGTTTAATAGTTTCGGTATCTCGTAAAACAAAGGATTTTTCGCATTTCGACAAAATATTGCGAAGAAAGACACCTCTGGTTATGTTCGACAGGGTTGGTAAAAATATTGAATCGTCTAAGATAGTTTTCGATGATGTTAACGGAGCATACGAAGCTACTGAGCATCTAATTGATCAGG is part of the Bacteroidota bacterium genome and encodes:
- a CDS encoding Rne/Rng family ribonuclease gives rise to the protein MDNEIVIRSGSSRVDIALLKEGKLTELHSEEHNISFAVGDLYLGRIKKLVPGLNAAFVDVGYEKDAFLHYHDLGPSVRSLLKFVKKTQSGKQSDSSFNDFEFEEEIHKDGKIDKVLQPGQNILVQIAKEPISTKGPRISSEVSLAGRYIVLVPFSERISVSQKIRNKEEKDRLRRLIQSIKPKGFGVIIRTVAKGKKVAELDEDINNLLNKWNKCYTSVKKEKPPSRVLGELDRATAILRDIFNDSFKSIITDDEGLYLEVRQYLNTIAPDKESIVKLYQNKVPIFEKYGIERQKKVLFGRSVSMSKGAYLIIEHTEALHVIDVNSGNRANSKESQETNALEVNLISATEIARQLRLRDMGGIIVVDFIDLHSSENRRKLFEHLKEAMRGDRAKHKILPPSKFGLIQITRQRVRPEMNIKTKEPNPNGEGEIDAPILIVDEIKTKIDRIIAKGEHTNITLNVHPFIAAYLTKGFPSIRFKWFLETKKWIKILPRDAYQYLYYQIFDGEGDRIK
- a CDS encoding HU family DNA-binding protein → MTKADIVTSISENLGMDKTDVQNIVESFMGEVKGALEEGENVYLRGFGSFIIKKRAEKTGRNISKNTTIKIPAHNIPAFKPSKVFVEGVKAKVKVD
- a CDS encoding single-stranded DNA-binding protein — encoded protein: MSASLNKVMLIGRLGNDVQLHKFDDGNSIANFSLATSEYYKSKEDGKKVEKTEWHKITAKNRLAEICDKYLKKGNLIYLEGKLHTNKWEDKGLTKYSTEIIAGKIEFLNTKNIENAPEWVISEEDLPY
- the gldE gene encoding gliding motility-associated protein GldE, whose protein sequence is MDPDLSSFDIIGLLEQYHFFTVVDILALILLLGLSALVSGAEVAFFSLTPSDLEKAKESEKKCDNLVLTLLERPKELLATILISNNFINVGIVIFSTYLTGRLFELEIKGVLGFLIQIVAITFLILMFGEVIPKVYANLNALKFAQTMAKPIEVMQSLLRVISIPLLKSTNFIEDKLQKNKGNISVSHLEHALELTSDDDTTLEEQKILEGIVSFGNTDTKQIMQPRIDMFAINAGEKFNFVLEEILNHGYSRIPVYKKNIDTISGVLYIKDLLPHINAGDNFNWVRLIKPAFFVPENKKIDDLLNDFQEKKIHLAIVVDEYGGTSGLITLEDIIEEIVGDISDEFDIEEISYSKLDKLNFIFEGKTTLKDFYRVIDIEDESIFENEKGESDTLAGFILEIAGGFPDKGEVINFVNFDFTIEAIDRKRIKQVKVSIKNLDEDEGDE
- the gldD gene encoding gliding motility lipoprotein GldD, whose translation is MKETNKAYIFIIFSFLLTMISCDDNTYPRPRGHVRLEYPEAKYSLYDADNINAQFQKSDYAKAEVKRSNWVNLKYPKMKATVHLTHKDIEHDVKNLIDEIQKLTYKHTVKASGIIENPYSNPNNKTYGILYEVTGNAASNLQFYVTDSTKHIVSGALYFYVAPNPDSLAPAVSYIKKDIIALIETLEWQE
- a CDS encoding DcaP family trimeric outer membrane transporter — protein: MKLKFLFSLLFLVFTADISAQERLLKYISKDSINDQPKITAWAGANMKMNGYYNIKGGLQDFETFSIGSIDINSNDNRQNLGVDLYQTQVRMEGSYIHPKAGKITAHIEWDFWGGNGAMRLRKAYVKTDHWQIGQDWESFGNQEIWANVLDFDGPPSGVWARIPFIKYFNSFGKSNWHYEIALQTPTVDYNEFPEFTTSIETDYQNVPDLVLASSYREDWGHLRLSTIYRKINFLENGIRNSLFGYGATISGMWGNFGESNLQFLAVAGKGITTYLVTYVGNGYDAYPQEQNIFTPTPAIGGWTSYEHYFTHRIHSNIVYGFTMIDVDDISLYYVQDNGGTDIKVIDGSVNLLYNYILLNLMYDPYPNLTLGVELNYGIKRVIANGYYLDQNLLPHTPTYMDRNKNREAMRISFGFMYNF
- a CDS encoding DMT family transporter encodes the protein MRDSYKRWGFLIFLSLIWGSSFILMKRGLESFSPIQVGALRVAIASSTLLIVGFKHLKLINKNNFWHLFFAGLSGNFLPAFLFTIAETELDSGITGILNSLVPIFTVILGIYIFKIKVRTAQVIGILIGLTGTMILILKGAEINTNSNFYYSLFVIAAAVSYAINSNLIKKYLNKEKALAITVSAFSIFLIPSLIILAFTGFFGQYRFEAQQNMSMLYIAILAVIGTAMSVAIFNKLIQISSPVFATSVTYLIPIVAIFWAIFDGETLHWIQITGTLIILSGVYLVNRK
- a CDS encoding amidohydrolase, whose translation is MAETIIHNAKIWTGNPDEKFAEAMAVKGDTIMAIGSNEDILELKSENTNVIDLEEKFVTPGFIDSHLHFITGGFNLTSVQLRDAASKEEFLSRIKEYAANTEPGTWILGGDWDHKNWGGELPAKEWIDSITPNNPVFISRLDGHMALANSLALDFFEINKNTESIDGGLISKDEKGELTGILKDNAMYHYLDKIPAASEKSTDQALKNAMNYVASNGVTSVHHMIGYMDALQRARKKNELITRFYVAYPLNEWNKLKQKIEKEGYGDNWIKIGGLKGFIDGSLGSHTAAFMESYTDKPSDRGFFVESREDMYKWIKDADNADLQIMIHAIGDSAIHFLLNTYEKVGIENGERDRRFRIEHAQHLAKDDIPRFGKLEVIASMQPYHAIDDGRWAEKVVGKERAKTTYAFKSLMESDATVAFGSDWFVAPPVPLYGIYAATTRRTLDNKNPNGWIPEQKISVEQALIAYTRNAAYASFDDNIKGSLEEGKLADFVILNENILEIDPVKIKDVKVLQTYVGGVKVYDISGTEN